From Bacillus basilensis, a single genomic window includes:
- a CDS encoding NupC/NupG family nucleoside CNT transporter, with protein MHFILNMLGIFIVILIVFLCSPNKKQIKWRPIVILIILELFITWFMLGTKLGSIIINKIASFFSWLLSCANEGIRFAFPSAMDSPHIDFFFSALLPIIFVITFFDILSYFGILTWIIDKVGAIISKISRLPKLESFFSIQMMFLGNTEALAVIRDQLSVLKENRLLTFGIMSMSSVSGSILGAYLSMVPATYIFSAIPLNCINALILANVLNPVEVTKEDDLVYTPSKHEKKDFFSTISNSMLVGMNMVIVILAMVIGYVALTACLNGILSFFVTGLTIQKIFSIIFSPFAFLLGLSGSDAMYVAELMGIKITTNEFVAMMDLKSNLKSLQPHTIAVATTFLASFANFSTVGMIYGTYNSLFGSEKSSVIGKNVWKLLVSGMAVSLLSAMLVGLFVW; from the coding sequence ATGCATTTCATATTGAATATGTTAGGGATTTTCATTGTAATCTTAATCGTTTTCCTATGTTCGCCTAATAAAAAACAAATAAAATGGAGACCAATCGTTATTCTCATCATATTGGAGCTTTTTATTACGTGGTTTATGTTAGGCACAAAATTAGGCAGTATTATCATTAATAAAATTGCGTCATTTTTCAGTTGGCTACTATCATGTGCGAATGAAGGTATTCGATTTGCATTTCCTTCAGCTATGGACAGTCCACACATTGATTTCTTCTTTAGTGCATTACTTCCTATCATCTTTGTTATTACTTTTTTCGATATTCTATCTTATTTCGGAATCTTAACTTGGATTATTGATAAAGTAGGTGCAATTATTTCAAAGATTTCTCGTTTACCAAAGCTAGAAAGCTTCTTTTCCATTCAAATGATGTTTTTAGGAAATACGGAAGCACTTGCGGTTATTCGTGATCAATTATCTGTGTTAAAAGAAAATCGTTTGTTGACTTTTGGAATTATGAGTATGAGTAGCGTCAGCGGATCCATTCTCGGTGCTTATTTATCTATGGTGCCGGCAACATATATTTTCAGTGCCATTCCTTTAAACTGTATTAATGCATTAATTTTAGCCAATGTTTTAAATCCTGTCGAAGTGACGAAAGAAGATGATTTGGTATATACACCTTCAAAACATGAAAAAAAGGATTTCTTTTCTACTATTTCAAACAGTATGTTAGTCGGGATGAATATGGTTATCGTTATTTTAGCTATGGTAATTGGTTATGTAGCTTTAACAGCATGTTTAAACGGGATTTTAAGTTTTTTTGTAACAGGCTTAACAATTCAAAAAATCTTCTCCATTATCTTTAGTCCATTTGCATTTTTACTCGGTTTATCAGGCAGTGATGCTATGTATGTAGCTGAACTAATGGGGATCAAAATAACGACGAATGAATTTGTTGCAATGATGGATTTAAAATCAAACTTAAAGTCTTTACAACCGCATACGATTGCGGTTGCAACAACATTTTTAGCTTCTTTTGCTAACTTTAGTACAGTAGGTATGATTTATGGAACTTACAATTCATTATTTGGCAGCGAAAAATCATCAGTCATCGGGAAAAATGTTTGGAAGCTTCTTGTGAGCGGAATGGCTGTTTCCTTATTAAGCGCTATGCTTGTTGGGTTATTTGTATGGTAA
- a CDS encoding glutamate-5-semialdehyde dehydrogenase — protein sequence MNEVLAKGMKAKEVARELVLKSTKQKNEALAAIANQLISETAYILEENKRDIEEGKAKGFSDSLLDRLMLTENRIIDMTEGIKQLIELRDPVGECISAWERPNGLSIQEMRVPLGVVGMIYEARPNVTVDAATICLKTGNAVILRGSSSAIHSNKAIVAVIHRALKQTSLPQESVQLIEDTTRDSAKQLFTMNDYLDVLIPRGGKQLIDTVVREASVPVLETGAGNCHIFIDETANMQMAIDIIINAKTQRPSVCNAIETIVLHEKWAQQYGSELFSSLKERGVELRGDQKALAMDSSIVLASEEDWGTEFLSLTLAVKVASSIEEAIHHINTYGSMHSEAIISENEENVSKFFIAVDAAALYHNASTRFTDGSEFGFGAEIGISTQKLHVRGPMGLPALTSAKYVIRGNGQIRK from the coding sequence ATGAATGAAGTGTTGGCAAAGGGAATGAAGGCGAAAGAAGTCGCTAGAGAACTTGTGCTTAAATCTACAAAGCAAAAAAACGAAGCACTTGCTGCAATTGCAAATCAATTAATAAGTGAAACAGCTTATATTTTAGAGGAAAACAAACGGGATATAGAAGAAGGTAAGGCAAAAGGATTTTCTGATTCACTCCTTGATCGTCTTATGCTAACTGAAAATCGTATTATTGATATGACAGAGGGGATTAAGCAGCTCATTGAATTACGTGATCCTGTTGGAGAATGTATAAGTGCATGGGAAAGGCCAAATGGATTATCTATTCAGGAGATGCGCGTACCACTTGGTGTTGTCGGGATGATTTACGAGGCAAGGCCAAATGTGACGGTGGATGCTGCTACAATTTGTTTGAAAACTGGAAACGCAGTCATATTACGTGGTAGTTCTTCTGCTATTCATTCTAATAAAGCGATCGTTGCCGTTATTCACAGGGCGCTCAAACAAACAAGCTTACCTCAAGAAAGCGTACAGCTTATAGAAGATACAACGCGAGATAGCGCAAAGCAGTTGTTTACAATGAATGATTATCTAGACGTTCTTATTCCAAGAGGTGGCAAACAATTAATCGATACTGTTGTGAGAGAAGCGTCTGTTCCAGTACTTGAAACAGGTGCGGGAAATTGTCATATTTTCATTGATGAAACAGCGAATATGCAAATGGCAATTGATATTATTATAAATGCAAAAACGCAGCGACCATCTGTATGTAATGCGATTGAAACGATTGTACTTCATGAGAAGTGGGCACAGCAATATGGTAGCGAGTTGTTTTCTTCTTTGAAGGAAAGAGGCGTGGAGCTACGTGGTGATCAAAAAGCATTGGCAATGGATTCTTCAATTGTACTTGCTTCAGAAGAAGACTGGGGGACAGAATTTTTATCTCTCACGCTGGCAGTGAAAGTAGCTTCTTCTATAGAAGAAGCGATTCATCACATAAATACGTATGGATCTATGCATTCTGAAGCGATTATTTCAGAAAACGAGGAAAACGTCAGCAAATTTTTCATAGCTGTTGATGCTGCAGCGCTGTATCATAATGCATCAACTCGTTTTACTGATGGATCTGAATTCGGATTTGGAGCAGAAATTGGCATCAGTACACAAAAGCTACACGTAAGAGGACCAATGGGGCTTCCAGCATTAACTTCCGCAAAATATGTGATTCGTGGAAATGGACAAATTCGAAAATAA
- a CDS encoding M20/M25/M40 family metallo-hydrolase, protein MSKWQSKEQLIQLLSGLVEIPSITGTEAEVILPDFVVEQLSDLQYFKENPHHLQKNPTGDGRYFVTALVKKSDSTKNTVVLVSHFDVVDVQDYGVWKEDAFNPKKLTSMFYAHKDELPEHVREDIEHGDWLFGRGTMDMKCGLALQMAMIEQACEGRFDGNVLLLAVPDEEVNSVGMRAAVPRLLDLAREYDLDYKTVLNSEPMFSRHPGDQKKYIYTGSIGKVLPGFLCYGKETHVGEPFAGLNGSYMASLITAELELNTDLCDIVEGEASPPPTNLLQRDLKEDYSVQIPHRAVTLFNLFLLEKSMTDVVSLLRQKVTKVAEKIEESYEKHAYRFSKYNPFIPPNLKVNVLTYEELIAYAIEQYGQKKIDEIQSSIIKNREDKDDRVVTIDLVDKLAILCKEKAPMIVLFFAPPYYPAVSSRNNQLIKEVVGEMEKYAHFNHNITFENQNYFGGISDLSYVGLQNPLDSMSSLVDNMPLWDKGYSIPLQELEEFDVPVLNMGPVGKDAHQWTERLDVNYAFEMLLDMLPLCIEKLLISNKIAQS, encoded by the coding sequence ATGTCAAAGTGGCAATCAAAAGAACAATTGATTCAATTATTAAGCGGTCTGGTTGAAATTCCTAGTATTACAGGTACAGAAGCTGAAGTGATATTGCCAGACTTTGTTGTGGAACAATTATCTGATTTACAGTATTTTAAAGAAAACCCGCATCATTTGCAAAAAAATCCGACGGGGGACGGACGATATTTTGTTACAGCACTAGTAAAGAAAAGCGATAGTACGAAAAATACCGTAGTTCTAGTAAGTCACTTTGATGTTGTAGATGTACAAGATTACGGGGTGTGGAAAGAAGATGCATTTAATCCTAAAAAGTTAACATCTATGTTTTATGCTCATAAAGATGAACTTCCAGAACATGTACGTGAAGATATAGAACATGGAGATTGGCTGTTTGGTAGAGGAACAATGGACATGAAATGTGGTCTAGCTTTACAAATGGCGATGATTGAGCAAGCTTGTGAAGGAAGATTTGATGGGAATGTTCTTTTACTAGCTGTTCCAGATGAAGAAGTGAACTCGGTAGGGATGAGAGCTGCTGTTCCGAGATTGTTAGATTTAGCAAGAGAATATGACTTGGATTATAAAACGGTACTAAATTCAGAGCCTATGTTTTCAAGGCATCCTGGTGACCAAAAGAAATATATTTATACTGGTTCTATTGGTAAGGTGTTACCTGGTTTTCTTTGCTACGGAAAAGAGACACATGTAGGTGAACCTTTTGCAGGCTTAAATGGGAGTTATATGGCTTCATTAATAACAGCAGAATTAGAGTTGAATACAGACCTTTGTGATATTGTAGAAGGGGAAGCGAGTCCTCCGCCAACTAACTTACTTCAGAGGGATTTAAAGGAAGATTATTCTGTACAAATTCCGCATCGTGCAGTCACATTATTTAATTTGTTTTTATTAGAAAAATCAATGACAGATGTCGTTTCATTGCTGCGTCAAAAAGTAACGAAAGTAGCTGAGAAAATAGAAGAATCGTATGAAAAACATGCATATCGTTTTTCTAAATATAATCCGTTTATACCACCTAACCTCAAAGTAAATGTATTAACGTATGAAGAGCTTATCGCTTATGCAATTGAACAATATGGACAAAAGAAAATAGATGAAATTCAATCTAGCATTATTAAAAATAGAGAAGATAAAGATGATCGTGTGGTAACGATTGATTTAGTAGATAAACTAGCTATTTTATGTAAAGAAAAGGCGCCGATGATTGTACTTTTCTTTGCTCCGCCATATTATCCAGCTGTAAGTTCACGCAACAACCAGTTAATTAAAGAAGTAGTTGGAGAAATGGAAAAGTATGCACACTTCAATCATAATATTACATTTGAAAACCAAAACTATTTTGGAGGAATTTCAGATTTGAGCTATGTGGGCTTACAGAACCCATTAGATTCAATGAGTTCACTTGTAGACAATATGCCATTATGGGATAAAGGTTACTCGATTCCACTTCAGGAACTAGAAGAGTTTGACGTTCCAGTATTAAATATGGGACCGGTAGGAAAAGATGCACATCAATGGACAGAACGTCTAGATGTAAATTACGCATTTGAAATGCTATTAGACATGTTACCATTATGCATTGAAAAACTACTTATTTCTAATAAAATTGCACAATCATAG
- the proC gene encoding pyrroline-5-carboxylate reductase yields MDKQIGFIGCGNMGMAIVGGMLNKNIVSSNNIICSDLNTTNLENASEKYGLTITTDNNEVAKNADILILSIKPDLYPSVINEIKEEIKNDVIIVTIAAGKSIKSTEDSFDKKLKVVRVMPNTPALVGEGMSALCPNDMVTEKDLEDVLNIFNSFGQSEIVSEKLMDVVTSVSGSSPAYVYMIIEAMADAAVLDGMPRNQAYKFAAQAVLGSAKMVLETGIHPGELKDMVCSPGGTTIEAVATLEEKGLRTAIISAMQRCTQKSVELSGQTKK; encoded by the coding sequence ATGGATAAACAAATTGGATTCATCGGATGCGGAAATATGGGTATGGCCATAGTTGGCGGGATGCTAAATAAAAATATAGTGTCTTCAAATAATATCATTTGTTCAGATTTAAACACGACGAATTTAGAAAATGCTAGTGAAAAGTACGGACTAACTATAACTACTGACAACAATGAAGTCGCTAAAAATGCTGATATTTTAATTTTATCAATTAAACCAGACTTATACCCATCAGTAATTAATGAAATTAAAGAAGAGATCAAAAACGATGTTATTATCGTAACGATCGCTGCTGGAAAAAGCATCAAAAGTACAGAGGATTCTTTTGATAAGAAGTTAAAAGTTGTACGAGTAATGCCTAATACCCCTGCTCTTGTTGGAGAAGGAATGTCTGCATTATGTCCTAATGATATGGTGACAGAAAAAGATTTAGAAGATGTGCTAAACATTTTCAATAGTTTTGGTCAATCAGAGATTGTAAGTGAAAAATTAATGGATGTTGTAACATCTGTAAGTGGTTCTTCACCAGCATACGTATATATGATTATAGAAGCGATGGCAGATGCTGCTGTACTAGATGGTATGCCAAGAAATCAAGCATATAAATTCGCTGCTCAAGCTGTGTTAGGCTCTGCAAAAATGGTACTAGAAACAGGAATACATCCAGGTGAATTAAAAGACATGGTTTGTTCTCCTGGCGGAACAACGATAGAAGCTGTAGCAACTTTAGAGGAAAAAGGCTTACGAACAGCCATCATTTCAGCTATGCAACGTTGTACACAAAAGTCTGTTGAACTATCTGGTCAAACTAAAAAATAA
- a CDS encoding DinB family protein, with product MGRKEMLQNGVQQVFYEEEWYPPISEALKNLTAEQACWQPEGAASNTIWENVNHLLIFKERLLSRLHEDDTFVAPQNNDETFIQGGPNDDDAWQQTVKRTLQVHDALQSSLTSFQEAELDQPKPSLPIWQQYMNILLHDAYHTGQIIQLRKLQGSWPTHRSYL from the coding sequence ATGGGAAGAAAAGAAATGTTGCAAAATGGAGTCCAACAAGTTTTTTACGAAGAAGAATGGTACCCACCAATATCAGAAGCTTTAAAGAATCTTACCGCTGAACAAGCATGTTGGCAACCAGAAGGTGCTGCCAGTAATACGATTTGGGAAAATGTGAACCATTTATTAATCTTTAAAGAGCGCCTACTTTCCCGCTTACATGAAGATGACACATTTGTTGCTCCACAAAATAATGATGAGACGTTTATCCAAGGTGGACCTAATGATGATGACGCTTGGCAGCAAACAGTGAAACGAACGCTTCAAGTACATGATGCCTTACAATCTTCATTAACATCTTTTCAAGAAGCAGAACTAGATCAACCAAAGCCTTCTCTACCAATTTGGCAACAATATATGAATATTCTTTTACACGATGCTTATCATACAGGACAAATTATACAGCTTCGGAAACTTCAAGGTTCATGGCCAACTCATCGTTCTTATTTATAA
- a CDS encoding helix-turn-helix transcriptional regulator → MEVFHVTSRKRETYNVQMRYSILFECALGIAAITHKRLIETLEKSQSEWEEIKQSLTKEMREQLQFVEEHNTWKALLQLLYEEDFQDLSQFHAKIDWLSEEDFKYICLPFLGEKYQEKRTLAASGNVTAIHELMKLTQEHQFFSTYIRFICDVDVQVLKAHLIAVMTGWYESVIKKEEEEILAIFKRDYEAKNEMNKKMKPEEFVEWATGGVNYMPEPSVHHVLLIPQVTYRPWNIEADIEDTKVLHYPVANESIHPEDPFEPNYFLVQKHKALGDEARLRIVKMLFEKERTLQEITERLQLGKSTVHHHLKLLRAAKLVDIHDGKYVLRKKAVQSLAKELDAFLNR, encoded by the coding sequence ATGGAAGTCTTTCACGTAACGAGTAGAAAGAGGGAGACATACAACGTTCAAATGAGATATTCGATACTTTTCGAATGCGCGCTTGGCATTGCAGCGATTACTCATAAAAGGTTAATTGAGACACTTGAAAAGTCTCAAAGTGAATGGGAAGAGATTAAACAATCATTAACAAAAGAGATGAGAGAGCAATTACAGTTTGTAGAAGAACATAATACGTGGAAAGCGTTGCTTCAGTTGTTGTATGAAGAGGATTTTCAGGATTTATCGCAGTTTCATGCTAAAATCGATTGGCTTTCAGAAGAAGATTTCAAGTATATATGTTTACCGTTTTTAGGAGAGAAGTACCAAGAAAAAAGAACTTTAGCGGCAAGTGGAAACGTAACTGCAATACATGAACTAATGAAACTGACACAAGAACATCAGTTTTTCTCTACTTATATTCGTTTTATATGTGATGTTGATGTACAAGTGCTGAAAGCCCATTTAATCGCTGTTATGACAGGTTGGTATGAGAGCGTTATTAAGAAAGAGGAAGAAGAAATACTTGCTATATTCAAACGCGACTATGAAGCAAAGAATGAAATGAATAAAAAAATGAAACCGGAAGAGTTTGTCGAGTGGGCCACTGGTGGAGTGAACTATATGCCAGAGCCAAGTGTTCATCACGTACTTCTTATTCCGCAAGTGACGTATAGACCGTGGAATATTGAAGCAGATATTGAAGATACGAAAGTGCTTCATTATCCAGTTGCGAATGAAAGCATTCATCCTGAAGATCCGTTTGAACCAAATTATTTTTTAGTTCAAAAGCATAAAGCACTTGGGGATGAAGCAAGATTACGCATTGTAAAAATGTTGTTTGAAAAAGAACGTACATTGCAGGAAATTACAGAAAGATTGCAACTTGGTAAATCGACAGTACATCATCATTTGAAACTTTTACGTGCAGCGAAGTTAGTGGATATACATGACGGGAAATATGTATTAAGAAAGAAAGCAGTACAGTCGTTAGCGAAAGAATTAGATGCGTTTTTAAATAGATAA
- the proB gene encoding glutamate 5-kinase encodes MKKQRIVVKIGSSSLADSHGGISKEQLSDHVSALARLKEEGHEVLLITSGAVAAGFSSLGYPSRPVTIKGKQAAAAVGQSLLMQAYTEEFRKYGIVTAQLLLTRSDFSRKEQYSNAYATLGELLNRSAFPIINENDSISLEELTFGDNDMLSALVSGLVSADMLMIFTDVNGLYDKNPQKNTDAKKYYFLPEVTKEIASLAGDAGSKLGTGGMKSKIDAAKTALSLGVSVFIGTGRGQEKFVDVLKGKGDGTYVGNAPQKEMKMNKQWIALHSLVSGQIEVDAGAATAIIQHGKSLLPAGVTNVSGFFRVGEVVEVITQQGRVIGKGQCTYSAEELSDVKGMQSQDIQAKGERHSYEVIHRDYWVSF; translated from the coding sequence GTGAAAAAACAACGAATTGTTGTAAAGATTGGGAGCAGTTCTTTGGCAGATAGTCACGGAGGCATTTCTAAAGAACAACTTTCAGATCATGTTTCTGCATTGGCGCGATTGAAAGAGGAAGGGCATGAAGTTTTGTTAATTACATCTGGGGCCGTTGCTGCAGGTTTTTCTTCCCTAGGGTATCCTAGCAGACCTGTAACAATTAAAGGAAAACAGGCAGCTGCTGCTGTCGGACAAAGTTTGTTAATGCAGGCGTACACAGAGGAATTCCGTAAATATGGTATCGTTACTGCGCAACTATTGCTGACGAGAAGTGATTTTTCTAGAAAAGAACAATATAGTAACGCTTACGCTACTTTAGGAGAGTTACTAAACCGTTCTGCTTTTCCAATCATTAATGAAAATGATTCTATCTCTTTAGAGGAGCTAACGTTTGGTGATAATGATATGCTGTCAGCTTTAGTAAGCGGACTTGTTTCGGCTGATATGCTTATGATTTTTACGGATGTGAACGGTTTATATGACAAAAATCCTCAGAAAAATACGGATGCAAAAAAATATTATTTCCTTCCTGAAGTTACAAAAGAAATCGCTTCTCTTGCTGGAGATGCTGGCTCAAAACTTGGGACTGGCGGTATGAAATCAAAAATCGATGCTGCAAAGACAGCGCTCTCTCTTGGTGTGAGTGTATTTATCGGAACAGGACGTGGACAAGAGAAATTTGTAGATGTTTTGAAGGGTAAAGGTGATGGAACGTATGTCGGAAATGCCCCTCAAAAAGAAATGAAGATGAATAAGCAATGGATCGCTTTGCATTCGCTTGTTAGTGGACAAATTGAAGTAGACGCCGGAGCAGCTACAGCTATCATTCAGCATGGCAAGAGTCTTCTGCCGGCAGGTGTTACGAATGTGTCAGGCTTTTTCCGAGTAGGTGAAGTCGTGGAAGTAATTACGCAACAAGGGCGCGTGATTGGAAAAGGACAATGCACATATAGCGCAGAGGAACTAAGCGATGTAAAAGGTATGCAAAGCCAAGATATTCAAGCAAAAGGCGAAAGGCATAGTTATGAAGTCATCCATAGGGATTATTGGGTTTCATTTTAA